Proteins from one Ornithobacterium rhinotracheale genomic window:
- a CDS encoding Txe/YoeB family addiction module toxin produces the protein MKYIFVDESWEDYLYWQKNDKRKLKRINALLKDISRTPFESIGKPEPLKHKYSGFWSRRIDDEHRLIYRYEEDKILIAKCRFHYD, from the coding sequence ATGAAATATATTTTTGTAGATGAATCTTGGGAAGATTATCTCTATTGGCAAAAAAACGATAAACGAAAGCTCAAAAGAATCAATGCTTTGTTGAAAGATATTTCGCGCACGCCTTTTGAAAGTATTGGTAAACCTGAGCCATTAAAACATAAATATTCAGGATTTTGGTCACGCAGAATTGATGATGAACATCGTTTAATTTATCGCTACGAAGAAGATAAAATATTGATTGCCAAATGTAGATTTCATTATGATTAA
- a CDS encoding chaperone modulator CbpM, which yields MEIKYIKISDYCKNTQIEHTFISDLHNEGILALQQIDEEDCIEEDRLEELEKYSRWHYDLGVNLAGIDAMRHMLQRMQQMEREIQSLKNSLRFFDKD from the coding sequence ATGGAAATAAAATATATCAAAATATCTGATTATTGTAAAAATACGCAGATTGAGCACACTTTCATCAGCGATTTGCACAACGAGGGCATACTCGCACTACAACAAATCGACGAGGAAGATTGCATCGAAGAAGACAGGCTTGAAGAGCTTGAAAAATACAGCCGATGGCATTATGATTTGGGCGTGAATTTGGCGGGGATTGATGCGATGCGCCACATGCTACAAAGAATGCAACAAATGGAACGAGAAATTCAATCGTTGAAAAATTCGTTGCGATTTTTTGACAAAGATTAG
- a CDS encoding DnaJ C-terminal domain-containing protein: protein MAYIDYYKILGLDKNASEADIKKAYRKLARKYHPDLNPNDKEAQQKFQQLNEANEVLSNPENRKKYDEYGENWKHAEEIEKMRQQQQARGGGGNPFGGGQAWSESYNGNFEEGNFSDFFSDLFGGRAGGSTHFGDSSRARKFRGQDLSAELQLNMRDVYTTQKRELNVNGKKIRITIPAGVEDGQKIKLKGYGGEGVNGGPKGDLYITFSIAQDPEFKRQGNDLHKTQKLDLYTAVLGGEILVKTFDGEVKLKVKPGTQNDSKVKLKGKGFPKYKKAGEFGDLIINYQVEIPTQLNDEQKELFEKLAKL, encoded by the coding sequence ATGGCATATATAGATTATTATAAAATACTGGGATTGGACAAAAATGCCAGCGAAGCCGACATCAAAAAGGCATATCGCAAATTGGCAAGAAAATACCACCCAGACTTGAACCCAAACGATAAGGAGGCACAGCAAAAATTTCAACAGCTGAACGAGGCTAACGAGGTGCTGAGCAACCCAGAAAATCGTAAAAAATATGATGAATACGGCGAAAACTGGAAACACGCCGAAGAGATAGAAAAAATGCGCCAGCAACAGCAAGCACGCGGTGGCGGTGGCAATCCGTTTGGTGGCGGACAAGCATGGAGCGAATCCTACAACGGCAATTTTGAAGAAGGTAATTTCTCTGATTTCTTCAGCGATTTATTTGGTGGCCGCGCCGGTGGTAGCACCCATTTTGGCGACAGTAGCCGTGCTAGAAAATTCCGCGGGCAAGATCTTTCTGCCGAGCTTCAGCTCAACATGAGAGATGTCTACACAACACAAAAACGCGAATTGAATGTAAATGGTAAAAAAATCAGAATTACCATTCCTGCAGGTGTAGAAGATGGGCAAAAAATTAAGCTAAAAGGCTACGGCGGCGAAGGCGTGAATGGCGGGCCAAAAGGGGATTTATACATTACCTTTAGCATTGCACAAGACCCTGAATTCAAACGCCAAGGCAATGATTTGCACAAAACTCAAAAATTGGATTTATACACCGCTGTTTTAGGCGGAGAAATCTTGGTTAAAACTTTTGATGGCGAAGTGAAATTAAAAGTAAAACCAGGCACACAAAACGATAGCAAAGTAAAATTGAAAGGAAAAGGTTTCCCTAAATACAAAAAGGCAGGAGAATTTGGTGATTTAATCATCAATTACCAAGTGGAAATTCCTACGCAATTAAACGATGAACAAAAAGAATTGTTTGAAAAACTAGCTAAACTTTAA
- the mazG gene encoding nucleoside triphosphate pyrophosphohydrolase codes for MHTREEKMQAFGRLLDILDDLREKCPWDRKQTLLSLRHLTLEEVYELGDAILNHNLAELKKEIGDVMLHLLFYAKIAEEQKAFDIADALHAECEKLIFRHPHIYGDVQVQDEEEVKRNWEKLKLKEGNRSVLAGVPKGLPAMVKAYRIQDKVKGIGFDFPTPEEAFSKIEEEIAEFKAETDKYKQESELGDVLFSIINYARQMGINPENALERTNQKFINRFQKMENLAENEKVNLSDLSLQQLDLLWEKAKKEQNQ; via the coding sequence ATGCACACCAGAGAAGAAAAAATGCAAGCTTTCGGGCGCTTGCTCGACATCCTTGATGATTTAAGAGAAAAATGTCCGTGGGATAGAAAACAAACCTTGCTCAGCCTGCGCCACCTCACGCTAGAAGAGGTGTATGAACTAGGCGATGCGATTTTAAACCATAATCTTGCAGAACTTAAAAAAGAAATCGGCGATGTGATGTTGCACCTCCTCTTTTACGCCAAAATCGCCGAGGAGCAAAAGGCTTTCGACATTGCAGATGCCCTGCATGCCGAATGCGAAAAATTGATTTTCCGTCATCCACATATTTATGGCGATGTGCAGGTGCAAGACGAGGAAGAAGTAAAACGCAACTGGGAAAAACTGAAACTCAAAGAAGGCAATCGTTCTGTTTTAGCTGGGGTTCCCAAAGGCCTGCCTGCGATGGTGAAAGCCTACCGCATTCAGGATAAGGTAAAAGGCATTGGCTTTGATTTTCCTACGCCCGAGGAGGCTTTCAGCAAAATAGAAGAAGAAATTGCCGAATTCAAAGCCGAAACTGATAAGTACAAGCAAGAAAGCGAACTCGGAGATGTGCTTTTTTCAATCATAAACTATGCTCGCCAAATGGGCATTAATCCAGAAAATGCGCTGGAGAGAACGAATCAAAAATTCATCAATCGTTTTCAAAAAATGGAAAATTTGGCAGAAAACGAAAAGGTAAATTTGTCAGATTTATCGCTACAACAGCTTGATTTATTGTGGGAAAAAGCCAAAAAGGAACAAAATCAATAG
- a CDS encoding Rha family transcriptional regulator: protein MNNLSIKDTMSSREIAQIAGKNHKEVLRSIRNMEKGWKKVTERKFALSEYTDSTGRKLPQYELTKTECLYIATKFNDEARARLVLRWEALENERLKNYIQMPKSISVFGMEALPYDWWLLQNGYSVSSGQRNARIRKHPEHFYKGTNGWYINKLYAEALLSIKLGKEKLQQVQALPQLNQLEMF from the coding sequence ATGAACAATTTAAGCATTAAAGACACAATGAGCAGTAGAGAGATTGCTCAGATTGCAGGAAAGAACCACAAAGAAGTATTAAGGTCTATCCGAAATATGGAAAAGGGCTGGAAAAAAGTTACTGAGCGCAAATTTGCGCTGAGTGAATACACCGACAGCACAGGGCGAAAATTACCACAATACGAATTAACAAAAACCGAGTGCTTGTATATCGCCACAAAGTTCAACGATGAGGCAAGGGCTAGGCTGGTGCTTCGCTGGGAGGCTTTGGAAAATGAACGGCTTAAAAATTATATCCAAATGCCAAAATCTATCAGCGTTTTTGGTATGGAGGCACTGCCGTATGACTGGTGGCTTTTGCAAAACGGCTACTCCGTGAGTTCTGGGCAAAGAAACGCACGCATACGCAAACACCCCGAGCACTTTTACAAAGGAACCAATGGCTGGTATATCAACAAGCTATACGCTGAGGCACTCCTCTCCATCAAACTGGGCAAAGAGAAATTGCAACAAGTGCAAGCGCTCCCGCAGTTGAACCAATTAGAAATGTTTTAA